In the Bos indicus x Bos taurus breed Angus x Brahman F1 hybrid chromosome 20, Bos_hybrid_MaternalHap_v2.0, whole genome shotgun sequence genome, one interval contains:
- the BTF3 gene encoding transcription factor BTF3 isoform X2, translating to MKETIMNQEKLAKLQAQVRIGGKGTARRKKKVVHRTATADDKKLQFSLKKLGVNNISGIEEVNMFTNQGTVIHFNNPKVQASLAANTFTITGHAETKQLTEMLPSILNQLGADSLTSLRRLAEALPKQSVDGKAPLATGEEDDDEVPDLVENFDEASKNEAN from the exons ATGAAAGAAACTATCATGAACCAGGAGAAACTCGCCAAACTGCAGGCACAAGTGCGCATTGGTGGGAAA GGAACTGCTCGCAGAAAGAAGAAGGTGGTTCATAGAACAGCAACAGCAGATGACAAAAAACTTCAGTTCTCTTTAAAGAAGTTAGGGGTAAACAATATCTCTGGTATTGAAGAG gtgaaTATGTTCACAAATCAAGGAACAGTGATCCACTTTAACAACCCTAAAGTTCAGGCATCTCTGGCAGCAAACACTTTCACCATTACGGGCCACGCTGAGACAAAGCAACTGACAGAAATGCTCCCCAGCATCTTAAACCAGCTTGGTGCCGACAGTCTGACCAGTTTAAGGAGACTGGCTGAAGCTCTGCCCAAACAAT CTGTGGATGGAAAAGCACCACTTGCCACTGGAGAGGAGGATGATGATGAAGTTCCAG atcTTGTGGAGAATTTTGATGAGGCTTCCAAGAATGAAGCAAACTGA
- the BTF3 gene encoding transcription factor BTF3 isoform X1: MRRTGAPTQADSRGRGRARGGCPGGEAAASLPPPPGGTRGQEPQMKETIMNQEKLAKLQAQVRIGGKGTARRKKKVVHRTATADDKKLQFSLKKLGVNNISGIEEVNMFTNQGTVIHFNNPKVQASLAANTFTITGHAETKQLTEMLPSILNQLGADSLTSLRRLAEALPKQSVDGKAPLATGEEDDDEVPDLVENFDEASKNEAN; the protein is encoded by the exons ATGCGACGGACAGGCGCACCCACTCAGGCTGACTCTCGGGGTCGAGGTCGGGCCAGGGGCGGCTGCCCTGGGGGCGAGGCGGCGGCATCTCTTCCTCCACCTCCCGGCGGAACCCGAGGACAGGAGCCTCAG ATGAAAGAAACTATCATGAACCAGGAGAAACTCGCCAAACTGCAGGCACAAGTGCGCATTGGTGGGAAA GGAACTGCTCGCAGAAAGAAGAAGGTGGTTCATAGAACAGCAACAGCAGATGACAAAAAACTTCAGTTCTCTTTAAAGAAGTTAGGGGTAAACAATATCTCTGGTATTGAAGAG gtgaaTATGTTCACAAATCAAGGAACAGTGATCCACTTTAACAACCCTAAAGTTCAGGCATCTCTGGCAGCAAACACTTTCACCATTACGGGCCACGCTGAGACAAAGCAACTGACAGAAATGCTCCCCAGCATCTTAAACCAGCTTGGTGCCGACAGTCTGACCAGTTTAAGGAGACTGGCTGAAGCTCTGCCCAAACAAT CTGTGGATGGAAAAGCACCACTTGCCACTGGAGAGGAGGATGATGATGAAGTTCCAG atcTTGTGGAGAATTTTGATGAGGCTTCCAAGAATGAAGCAAACTGA